One window from the genome of Mycolicibacterium gadium encodes:
- a CDS encoding type VII secretion target has protein sequence MGERDVARVDVAALLRIADEYQSVADAVDVIVRNRLAGLQFGGATAGRMHVARGEAVRIAVEGVGDRLREWSRASSEIAATLRTTAHRYDEADTRAGHMVG, from the coding sequence ATGGGAGAACGAGACGTTGCGCGTGTCGACGTCGCAGCGCTGCTGAGAATCGCCGACGAATATCAGTCGGTAGCCGATGCCGTCGATGTCATCGTCCGCAACCGGCTCGCCGGGTTGCAATTCGGCGGCGCCACCGCGGGCCGGATGCACGTTGCGCGCGGTGAGGCGGTGCGTATCGCCGTCGAAGGTGTAGGCGATCGGCTGCGGGAGTGGTCGAGGGCGTCGTCGGAGATCGCGGCGACATTGCGTACCACCGCGCATCGATACGACGAAGCCGATACGCGCGCCGGGCACATGGTGGGCTGA
- a CDS encoding WXG100 family type VII secretion target, protein MENVLSYNFGDIEYTVRQEIHTTSARLNAALDELRAQIVPLQEIWTRQAAEAYRIEQARWEQAASALNDILVRLGNAVRDGSDEVAATDRMAANAWGG, encoded by the coding sequence ATGGAGAACGTGCTCTCGTACAACTTCGGTGACATCGAGTACACCGTCCGGCAGGAGATCCACACAACCTCGGCGCGGCTGAACGCAGCGCTGGACGAGCTGCGCGCTCAGATCGTGCCGCTGCAGGAAATCTGGACACGACAGGCCGCCGAGGCGTACCGAATCGAGCAGGCCCGCTGGGAGCAGGCAGCAAGTGCGCTGAACGACATCCTCGTCAGGCTGGGCAACGCGGTCCGCGACGGCTCCGATGAAGTGGCAGCCACCGACCGGATGGCAGCCAACGCCTGGGGCGGATAG
- the glmM gene encoding phosphoglucosamine mutase, with protein sequence MGRLFGTDGVRGVANRDLTAELAIALGSAAARRLGSVGGHARRVAVVGRDPRASGEMLEAAVIAGITSEGVDALRVGVLPTPAVAYLAGAYDADFGVMISASHNPMPDNGIKIFGPGGHKLDDAAEDRIEELVHQGPGHRPTGAGIGRVVDAEDALDRYLRHIGKAVTTRLEGLTVVVDCAHGAASAAAPRAYRAAGANVIAINAEPNGLNINDGCGSTHMEALRAAVVAHGADLGLAHDGDADRCLAVDSNGQTVDGDAIMVILALAMQEAGELASNTLVATVMSNLGLHLAMRAASIEVRTTGVGDRYVLEELRAGEYSLGGEQSGHIVMPAFGTTGDGILTGLCLMARMAHTRSSLAALAEPMHTMPQVLINVAVADKATVAEAPSVRTAVAEAERALGDSGRILLRPSGTEQVVRVMVEAADEDTARQLAVRVAESVSEQR encoded by the coding sequence ATGGGTCGACTGTTCGGCACCGACGGGGTGCGCGGCGTCGCCAACCGGGATCTGACCGCTGAGCTGGCGATAGCTCTTGGTTCGGCGGCGGCCCGACGGCTTGGCAGCGTCGGTGGCCATGCGCGGCGCGTGGCTGTGGTCGGTCGCGATCCCAGGGCCAGCGGCGAGATGCTCGAAGCGGCGGTGATCGCCGGAATCACCAGCGAGGGTGTCGACGCGCTGCGGGTCGGGGTGCTGCCGACCCCGGCGGTGGCTTACCTCGCGGGGGCGTATGACGCCGACTTCGGCGTGATGATCAGCGCATCGCACAACCCCATGCCGGACAACGGCATCAAGATCTTCGGACCGGGTGGCCACAAGCTCGACGACGCGGCCGAGGATCGCATCGAGGAGCTGGTCCACCAGGGCCCCGGACACCGGCCCACCGGAGCAGGCATCGGGCGCGTGGTCGACGCCGAGGATGCGCTGGACCGCTATCTGCGCCACATCGGAAAGGCGGTAACGACGCGCCTCGAAGGGCTCACCGTCGTCGTCGACTGCGCGCATGGAGCCGCATCGGCGGCCGCACCACGCGCGTATCGCGCCGCGGGAGCCAACGTCATCGCCATCAATGCGGAACCCAACGGGCTGAACATCAACGACGGTTGCGGCTCCACCCACATGGAAGCGTTGCGGGCCGCGGTCGTGGCTCACGGCGCCGATCTAGGCCTCGCACACGACGGGGATGCCGACCGCTGCCTGGCCGTGGACTCAAATGGTCAAACTGTCGACGGTGACGCAATCATGGTGATTCTGGCGCTCGCGATGCAGGAGGCAGGCGAGCTCGCCTCCAACACGTTGGTCGCCACAGTCATGAGCAATCTCGGTCTCCACCTCGCGATGCGCGCGGCCTCTATCGAGGTGCGCACGACCGGCGTCGGCGACCGTTACGTCCTCGAAGAACTGCGCGCAGGCGAGTATTCGCTCGGCGGTGAGCAATCGGGTCACATCGTCATGCCGGCGTTCGGCACAACGGGCGACGGCATCCTTACTGGACTTTGCCTGATGGCGCGGATGGCGCACACCCGCTCATCCCTGGCCGCACTCGCCGAGCCGATGCACACGATGCCGCAGGTCCTGATCAACGTCGCGGTCGCGGACAAGGCGACGGTTGCCGAAGCACCGTCGGTGCGCACCGCGGTCGCCGAGGCTGAACGAGCGTTGGGCGATTCCGGTCGAATCCTGTTGCGTCCCTCAGGGACTGAACAGGTGGTCCGCGTGATGGTGGAGGCCGCCGACGAGGACACCGCACGTCAACTAGCCGTTCGAGTCGCGGAATCGGTCAGCGAACAGCGCTGA
- the rplM gene encoding 50S ribosomal protein L13, producing the protein MSTYTPKAGDTTRSWYVIDATDVVLGRLAVAAANLLRGKHKPTFTPNVDGGDFVIVINADKVAISGDKLTKKFAYRHSGFPGGLRARALGDEMQKHADRVVEKAILGMIPHTKLGHQIQKKLKVYVGPDHPHAAQQPIPYEIKQVAQ; encoded by the coding sequence GTGTCTACGTACACGCCGAAGGCGGGTGACACCACACGTTCGTGGTACGTCATCGACGCCACCGACGTGGTGCTCGGCAGGCTCGCCGTCGCAGCAGCGAATCTGCTGCGTGGCAAGCACAAGCCGACATTCACGCCGAATGTCGACGGTGGCGATTTCGTCATCGTCATCAATGCAGACAAGGTCGCCATCAGCGGCGACAAACTCACCAAGAAGTTCGCCTACCGCCACTCGGGTTTTCCCGGCGGTCTGCGGGCGCGAGCGCTCGGTGACGAGATGCAGAAGCACGCCGACCGCGTCGTCGAAAAGGCGATCCTCGGCATGATTCCGCACACCAAGCTCGGCCATCAGATCCAGAAGAAGCTGAAGGTGTACGTCGGGCCGGATCATCCGCACGCCGCACAGCAGCCCATTCCGTATGAGATCAAGCAGGTGGCCCAGTGA
- the rpsI gene encoding 30S ribosomal protein S9, which translates to MTEAPVEETATETEAPAADAAPAREPVIIDRPIQTVGRRKEAVVRVRLVPGTGQFHLDGRSLEAYFPNKVHQQLIKAPLVTVDRVDSFDIYAHLDGGGPSGQAGALRLAIARALILVQPEDRPALKKAGFLTRDPRAIERKKYGLKKARKAPQYSKR; encoded by the coding sequence GTGACCGAGGCCCCCGTCGAGGAGACCGCGACCGAGACGGAGGCGCCCGCTGCTGACGCGGCTCCCGCGCGCGAGCCGGTCATCATCGACCGTCCGATCCAGACCGTCGGCCGCCGCAAGGAGGCTGTGGTCCGGGTTCGTTTGGTGCCGGGCACCGGCCAGTTCCATCTCGACGGCCGGTCGCTGGAGGCCTACTTCCCGAACAAGGTGCACCAGCAGCTCATCAAGGCCCCGCTGGTGACCGTGGACCGGGTGGATTCCTTCGACATCTACGCCCACCTCGATGGTGGCGGCCCGTCCGGGCAGGCCGGTGCGCTGCGGCTGGCGATCGCCCGCGCGCTGATCCTCGTGCAGCCGGAGGACCGCCCCGCACTGAAGAAGGCCGGCTTCCTGACCCGCGACCCGCGCGCCATCGAGCGCAAGAAGTACGGCCTCAAGAAGGCCCGCAAGGCGCCGCAGTACAGCAAGCGCTGA